One genomic segment of Pandoraea sputorum includes these proteins:
- a CDS encoding 4'-phosphopantetheinyl transferase family protein, with translation MSLALQFIRITDASSAPARLASRLSADEHFRLGALHKEEDRARFGVVRATLRDVLGRELGVPPDRVAFEVDAQGRPRLAGGGPPDFNVSHSGHWGLLAYSPDVRVGVDIERLNALAEPRSSWDVCLHAEEQRALLMLSFMLSGHGPRADQIFHWVWSLKEAIFKALGTGLQDSLTALSVDVDAVARAVTAVEGKFDAAIPSATAGYPIPWRADDPALAEALRGLELRLLPAPPGYSAALAWLPQG, from the coding sequence ATGAGCTTAGCTTTGCAATTCATCAGGATTACCGATGCTTCGAGCGCCCCGGCGCGCCTGGCGTCGCGGCTGTCTGCGGACGAGCATTTCCGGCTCGGTGCGCTGCATAAAGAGGAGGATCGGGCGCGCTTCGGGGTGGTCCGGGCCACATTGCGCGACGTGCTTGGCCGCGAGTTGGGTGTGCCGCCGGATCGGGTGGCGTTCGAGGTCGATGCGCAGGGCCGTCCGCGTCTGGCTGGGGGCGGGCCGCCGGACTTCAACGTCAGCCATTCCGGGCATTGGGGGCTGCTGGCCTATTCGCCCGATGTGCGCGTCGGTGTAGATATCGAACGACTGAACGCCCTCGCCGAGCCGCGCTCGTCGTGGGACGTCTGCCTTCATGCCGAAGAGCAGCGTGCGCTGCTGATGCTGAGTTTCATGCTGTCGGGGCACGGACCGCGCGCAGACCAGATATTCCATTGGGTCTGGAGCCTCAAGGAGGCGATCTTCAAGGCGCTCGGCACCGGGTTACAGGACAGTCTCACGGCGCTGAGCGTAGATGTGGACGCCGTCGCGCGCGCGGTGACGGCGGTCGAGGGCAAGTTCGACGCGGCGATCCCGTCGGCCACCGCCGGGTACCCGATTCCCTGGCGAGCGGACGACCCGGCGCTGGCCGAGGCGTTGCGGGGGCTGGAACTGCGTCTGTTGCCCGCGCCCCCGGGCTATTCGGCGGCGCTGGCCTGGCTGCCGCAGGGGTAA
- the panC gene encoding pandorabactin biosynthesis protein PanC, whose amino-acid sequence MSFDDENGVFRVVINDEEQYAIWPDYRPVPAGWREVGVTGDKATCLAHIESVWTDMRPRSLREHLAAQGDGRNGV is encoded by the coding sequence ATGAGTTTCGACGACGAGAATGGCGTGTTCCGTGTGGTCATCAACGACGAAGAGCAATACGCCATCTGGCCGGACTACCGGCCCGTGCCTGCTGGCTGGCGCGAAGTCGGGGTGACCGGTGACAAGGCAACGTGTCTTGCCCACATCGAGTCGGTCTGGACGGACATGCGCCCGCGCAGCCTGCGCGAGCATCTGGCCGCGCAGGGTGACGGACGCAATGGCGTTTGA